The sequence below is a genomic window from Micromonospora aurantiaca ATCC 27029.
CGCCGAGGGCACGCCCCGCACGGTGTCGGTGACCAGCGCCAACGACGGCAGCTGGCGGGTCGACGTGCCCGGCTGGGGGCACGCCGGCACGGTGGACGTCTCGCTCGCCGGCACGTCCGACGGGCTGTTCCAGTGCGCGCTGCCCTCGGCCGGCTGGGCGCAGGCGGCGACCTGCGTCCGCCTCGGCGACGCCGACGACGCGGTGCCGCGCCGGCTCGACCCCCGGGTGCAGCACCCGTTCACCGACTGGCTGGAGGTGCTCACCGACCGGCGCGCGCCGCTCGCGGTGTCCCCCGCCGAGCCGCTGCCCGGCGCCACCGGCCCCTGCTACACGGTCGACAGCACCTCGGCATCGCTCAACGCGCCGCTGGACGTGGGCATCTACTGCTTCCGGGAGGACGGCACACCGGCGGCGGTACGGGCCGGATTCGGCACCCTGACGCTGACCGGCGAGCCCGGCGCCGCGCCGGGCACCGTCGAGCTGGCCGGTGCGGTGACCGACGGCGAGCCGGTGGGACGGGACGCCCCGAGTCCGGGGACCCCGTAGCCGGCCCCGATCCGGTGACTCTGATCCCATAGTCCGGACGAGCCTTCCCACTGCACGTCCCACCACGTAGGGTGACCTTGTCATGTGGCGCGCGTACCTTCTCCTTGGCTGCCGCGACGAGGCCTGACCGGCCGGCACCTCGTCGCGGAGTCGCTACGCGCCGTCCAGCACATCCGATCTTCTTCTCGGCACCGCCGCGCACCGTCGCCCGGCAGCCCGCCGACACCTTTCCGATCTGCTGACGCCACATGTTCCAGGGAGCACTCCGAGATGGCTCAACCTGTCACCGAGACCGATCCGTTCGCCCGCCAGCGCCCCAGCCGGATGCCGGTCCACCGCTACGTTCCGTACGACAGCGAGTTCGGCGTCGACCTGCCGGACCGCGCCTGGCCCACCCGCCGCGTCGAGGCCGCGCCCCGCTGGTGCGCAGTCGACCTCCGCGACGGCAACCAGGCCCTGATCGACCCGATGTCGCCCGAGCGCAAGCGGCGGATGTTCCAGCTCCTGGTGCAGATGGGCTACAAGGAGATCGAGGTCGGTTTCCCGTCGGCGAGCCAGACCGACTACGACTTCGTACGGCAGCTGATCGAGCAGGACCTGATCCCCGAGGACGTCACCATCCAGGTGCTGACCCAGTGCCGGGAGCACCTGATCGAGCGGACCTTCGAGTCGCTGCGCGGCGCGCACCGGGCCATCGTGCACTTCTACAACTCCACCTCGACGCTGCAGCGCCGGGTGGTCTTCGGCCTGGACCGCGACGGCATCACCGACATCGCCACCCAGGGCGCGCGGCTGTGCCAGAAGTACGCGGAGATCCACACCCCGGACACCGAGATCCACTACGAGTACTCGCCGGAGTCGTACACGGGCACCGAGCTGGAGTACGCGCTGGAGGTCTGCTCGGCGGTGATCGACGTGATCGACCCGACGCCGGACCGCAAGCTGATCATCAACCTGCCGGCCACCGTCGAGATGGCGATGCCGAACGTCTACGCCGACTCGATCGAGTGGATGCACCGGCGCCTGCCCCGGCGGGACAGCCTGGTGCTGAGCCTGCACCCGCACAACGACCGGGGCACCGGCGTGGCCGCCGCCGAGCTGGGCCTGCTGGCCGGCGCCGACCGGATCGAGGGCTGCCTGTTCGGCAACGGCGAGCGCACCGGCAACGTCGACCTGGTGACGCTGGGCCTGAACATGTTCTCCCAGGGCATCGACCCGATGATCGACTTCTCGAACATCGACGAGGTCAAGCGCGCGGTCGAGTACTGCAACCAGCTGCCGGTGCACGAGCGCCACCCGTACGCGGGCGACCTGGTCTACACCGCGTTCTCCGGCTCGCACCAGGACGCGATCAACAAGGGCTTCGCCGCGCTGAACGCCGACGCGGCGGCGGCCGGGGTGCCCGTGGACGACTTCACCTGGGCGGTGCCCTACCTGCCGATCGACCCGAAGGACCTGGGCCGCACCTACGAGGCGGTCATCCGGGTCAACTCGCAGTCCGGCAAGGGCGGCGTCGCGTACATCATGAAGACCGAGCACCAGCTCGACCTGCCGCGCCGCCTCCAGATCGAGTTCTCCGGTGTGGTGCAGCAGGTCACCGACCACGACGGCGGCGAGGTCGAGCCGGGCGCGATGTGGGAGATCTTCGCCCGCAACTACCTGGTCGACCACCAGGTCGACCCGGCCGTGAAGCTGGCCGAGTACACGATCGGCACCGTCGACGGCAAGGTCGAGATCGACGCCCGCGTCGGCTTCGGCGGCGAGACCCGCCAGCTCACCGCTGTCGGCAACGGCCCGATCGACGCGTACGTCAACGCGTTGCAGTCCCTGGGCGTGGCGGTACGCGTGCTCGACTACCACGAGCACGCGCTGTCCTCCGGTGGGGACGCGCAGGCCGCCGCGTACGTGGAGTGCGAGGTGGACGGCCGCACCGTCTGGGGCGTCGGGGTGGACGCGAACATCGTCACCGCCTCGATCAAGGCGGTCACGAGCGCGGTGAACCGCACCCGCGCCTGAGGTGCTTGAGGTGTAAGGAAGGGCCCCTTCTTAACGCATTCTGCATAGGAGGGGGCCCTTCTTAACGCCCGCGCCCGAATGGCCCGAGTGTTAACAAGGGGCCCTTCCTCTACCGGAGGCGTTAAGAAGGGGCCCTTCCTTCCCCCCGCCGGGGGCGGTGGATCAGCACGGCGGCGAGCACCGCGCCGGCCAGCAGCAGCCCCGCGCACCACGCCAGCGCCCCCCGGTACGCGTCGGCAAGCGCGCCCTTCTGCTCGTACCCGGTGCCCGACAGCCCCACCAGCAGCGGCAACGCGGCCACCGCGAGCAGACCACCGGCCCGGGACGCGGCGTTGTTGAAGCCGCTCGCCACCCCGGCGAACCGGTCCGAGACGGCGCCGAGCACAGATGTGGTCAGCGGCGCCACCACGAGCGTGAGCCCGGCGCCGAACAGCGCCACGCCCGGCAGCACGTCCACCCAGTACGACGCACCCGGCCCGACCCGCCGCAACAGCAGCAGACCCACGGCGGCGATCACCGGGCCGACGGTGAGCGGCAGCCGGGGGCCGATGCGGGCCGACAGCGCGCCCGCGCGCGGCGAGCCGACCAGCAGCAGCACAGTCATCGGCACGGTGGCCAGGCCGGTGAGCAGCGCCGACCAGCCGACCACGTTCTGCAGGTAGACGGCGAGGAAGAAGGTGAACCCGCCGAGCGCCGCGTACACGACGACTGTGAAGACGTTCAGCACGGAGAACAGCCGGCTGGAGAACAGCCCGGTGGGCAGCATCGCGGTGTCGCCGCGCCGCCGCTCGACCAGCACGAAGACCACCACGGCGACCACCCCGAGCACCGCCGCGACCAGCACCGCCGGGGAGTCCAGGCCGCGCGCCGGGGCGTCGATGAGCGCGTACGTGACACCGCCGAGCGCGAGCGCGCCGAGCAGCGCGCCCGCCACGTCGAACCGCCGCCGCCCGCCCCCGGTACGCGAGACCTCCTCGTCCCGGCTCTCCGGCACCCAGCGCAGCGCGGCGAGCACCACGCCGACGGCCAGCGGCAGGTTGACGAAGAAGATCCACCGCCAGGAGAGCGTGTCGATCAGCCAGCCGCCGAGCAGTGGACCGAGCGCGGTGGACACACCGGACAGCCCGGACCAGGTGCCGATGGCCCGGCCCCGGTCGTCCGGGTGGAAGCTGGCCTGGAGCACGGACAGCGACCCGGGGGTGAGCAGCGCCCCGCCGGCGCCCTGGAGGAACCGGGCGGCGACGAGCCAGCCGGTGTCCTGGGCCAGCCCGCAGAGCACCGACGCCACAGCGAACCAGACCACGCCGAGCAGGAAGACGCGCCGCCTGCCGAACCGGTCCCCGAGCGCGCCGCCGAGCAGCACGAACGCGGCGAGCATGAGCAGGTAGCCGTTCACGGTCCACTGGAGACCGGCGACTGTGGCGTCCAGTTCGGCGCCGAGCCGCGGCAGCGCGACGTTGACGACAGTGCTGTCCAGGAACACCATGCCGGAGGCGAGGATCGCGGCGAGCAGCGTGCCGCGTCCGGCGGCGGAGCCGGTACGCAGCGCGGGAGCGGGTGCGGTCACGTCTCACCACTCTGCCCGCCGCCCACCGTCGACGCCACGAATCGCGGAAACCGCCGCCGGGTACTGTGCGGACTCGCCCGGAGCACGCAAGCTGGAGAGGTGTCGTCTGTGCGTACGAGATCAGGAGCCCGAGCCGGGCTGGCGGCCGCGCTGAGCGCGGTGCTCGCCCTCGGCGTGGCCGGCTGCGACGTGTCGGTCACCGAGCCGGAGGCGCCGCCCAGTGCCACCGGGAACGTCAACAAGCAGCTCGGTGAGCTGACAGTGGCCACCGCCGGGTCGATGAAGGGCTACAGCCGCTCCCGCTTCCCGCACTGGCGGGATACCGGCAAGAACTGCGACGTCCGCGACAGCGTGCTGCAACGCGACGGCGAGGGCATCAAGCTGTCCGGCTGCAACGTGGTGGGCGGGCGGTGGGAGAGCGTCTACGACGGGGTGGTGCTCAACGATCCGTCGGACGTGGACATCGACCACACCGTGCCGCTGGCCGCCGCGTGGCGTTCGGGCGCGGACGAGTGGGACGACTCGAAGCGCGGCGACTTCGCCAACGACCTGACGCGGCCGCAGCTCATCGCGGTTTCGGCGCGGTCCAACCGGGCAAAGGGTGACCAGGATCCGTCCCAGTGGAAGCCGCCGAACCGGTCGTCCTGGTGTCAGTACGCGGCGGACTGGGTGACGGTCAAGCACTACTGGCGGCTGACTGTGACAAGTGCCGAGAAGGCCGCTCTCACCGACATGCTGGAGGGCTGCACATGGGCGAGCAAACCGTGACCGGGCCGGACGCCACACCGGCGCCGGAGGCAGACGCCGCACCGGCCCCGGAGTCGGCACCGGCGGGTCCGGCCTCGGCCGGGATGACGGCGGACGGCCGGCAGCCGGCGTCCGCGGACGTCGCCGGGGCGGGCATGACCGCCGACGCGGTGCCGGGCGCACCGGCCGGGGGCGCACCGGGCGGACCGGCGGACCGCACCTCGGACATCACCGCAGGTCCGGGCGGGGTCATGACCGACGAGGTGGGCGTGGTGACCGGCGAGTTGACGCTGCGCACCGAGCACGCCGACGGCCGGGTGACGCTGCGGGTGCAGTACAAGGACGCCGACGAGTGGTACGCGGTCACCGGCGGTTCCGCGCCACTGGCCGACCCGGCCGCGCTCGACGCCGTGCACACGATCGCGGTGGGCCTGCTCAACCGCCCCGAGGGCTGACCGACCGACAAGGCGCGCCCCCACCCGGCCCGGGTGGGGGGCGCGCTTCGTCGTGTCAGACGTACGATCCGGGCTCGCTGGGCGCGGAGACCACGCCCGGCTCCTCGCCCTCACCCTCCGGCCGGGTGATCTTCGCGGTCACCTCGTGCGGGCGCAGCTCACCGGCGGCGATCTTCTCGGCCCAGTGGCAGGCCACCCGGCTGGCGCCGATCTGGCGCAGCTCCGGCCGCTCGTCGGCGCAGCGGGTCGGCTGCGCCCACGGGCAGCGGGTGTGGAACCGGCAGCCCGACGGCGGGTTCGCGGGCGACGGCAGGTCGCCGGCGAGGAGGATGCGCTCGCGCCGGTCCTCCACGTCCGGGTCCGGCACCGGCACCGCCGACATCAGCGCCCGGGTGTACGGGTGCAGCGGCTCGGTGTAGAGCCGGTCGCTCGGCGCCTCCTCCACCAGCGCGCCCAGGTACATCACGCCGACGATGTCGGAGATGTGCCGCACCACGGCCAGGTCGTGCGCGATGACCAGGTAGGTCAGGCCGAGGCTGTCCTGGAGTTCGTCGAGCAGGTTCACCACCTGCGCCTGGATCGAGACGTCCAGCGCGGAGACCGGCTCATCGGCGACGATCAGCTCCGGGCCGAGGACCAGCGCGCGGGCGATGCCGATGCGCTGGCGCTGGCCGCCGGAGAACTCGTGCGGGTAGCGGGACAGCGCCCACTTCGGCAGGCCGACCGCGTCGAGCGTCTCGCCGATGATCCGCCGACGGTCGTCCCGGTTCGCGCCGATGCCGTGGGTCTGGAGGCCCTCGGTCAGGATCGACTCGACGTTCTGCCGGGGGTCCAGGCTGGACATCGGGTCCTGGAAGATCATCTGCATCCGGCGGCGCATCGCGCGCAGTTTGCCGGCGGGGAGCGTGGTCAGCTCGACGCCGTCGAACTTCACCTCGCCGCTGGTCGGCGGGTTGAGCTGGAGCAGCGCCCGGCCGAGCGTGGACTTGCCGCAGCCCGACTCGCCCACCAGCCCGTACGTCTTGCCGCGCGGGATGCTCAGGTCGACCCCGTCGACCGCCTTGACGTGCCCGACCGTGCGGTCGAAGATCACGCCCCGGCGGATCGGGAAGTGCACCTTCAGATCGCGGACCTCGACGAGGATGTCGTTGTCGCTCATGGGGTCTCCTCCTCGCGCGGAGCCGGTCCGAAGCCGGGCACGGCGGGCGGGTCGGCCGGCTCGGCCTGGGCCGGCACCGAACCCGGTTCGGCGGTCGTCGGCGCGGTCGTGCGCGCGTCCGCCTCCGGGGTCAGGCCGGGGACCGGCACCGGGTTGACGCAGCGGTAGCTGCGCGCGTCGTGGGTCAGCACCAGCTCCGGCGGCTCGCCCACACACGCGTCGACGCGGCGGGCGCAGCGCGGGGCGAACGCGCAGCCGTCCGGCCAGGGCAGCACGTCGCGCACCGAGCCGGGGATGGGGTTCAGCCGTTCGCCGCGGCCGGCGTCCAGGCGCGGCACCGAACCGAGCAACCCCTCGGTGTACGGGTGCCGGGGCTGGCGGAACAGCGGACGACGGGTGGCCGTCTCCACCACCCGGCCGGCGTAGAGCACGTTGATGGTGTCGCACATGCCGGCCACCACGCCGAGGTCGTGAGTGATCATCACCAGTGCGGTGCCGGAGTCCCGGACCAGGTCCTTGAGTAGCTCCAGAATCTGCGCCTGGATGGTGACGTCGAGCGCGGTGGTCGGCTCGTCGGCGATCAGCAGCCGGGGCTGGCAGGCGACAGCCATGGCGATCAGCGCCCGCTGCCGCATGCCGCCGGAGAGCTGGTGCGGGTACTCCTTGAGCCGCCGCCGCGGGTCCGGGATGCCCACCCGGTCGAGCAGGGCGGCCGCCTCCTTGGTGGCCGCCTCGCCCTTCATGCCCCGGTGCCGGGCCAGCACCTCGGTCACCTGGAGCCCGATCGGGATGACCGGGTTCAGCGAGGACAGCGGGTCCTGGAAGATCATCGCCACGTCCCGGCCGCGGATGTCGCGGCGGGACCGGTCGTCGAGCTGGAGCAGGTCGGTGCCGTCGAAGACCGCCTTGCCGCCCACGCGCAGGCCCGGCTGCTTGGGCAGCAGGCCCATGATGGCCAGCGACGTGACGCTCTTGCCGCAGCCGGACTCGCCGACCAGGCCGACCACCTCGCCGGCGTCGACCGAGAAGGACACCCCGTCCACCGCGTGCACGGTGCGCTGCCCACGACGGGCGAACGTGACGGAGAGGTCGTCCACTTCGAGCAGTGCCATGACTGACTGACCTACTTCCGCAGCTTTGGATCGAGGGCCTCGCGCATCGCCTCACCGAGCAGGGTGAACCCGAGCGCGGTGATGATGATGCCGAGCGCCGGATAGATCGCCAGGCCGGGCCGGATGCCCAGGTACGGCTGCGCGTCGGCGAGCATGACGCCCCACTCCGGGATGGCCGAGTCGGGGTTGCCGAGACCGAGGAAGGACAGCGCGGCCGCCTCGATGATCGCGGTGGCCAGCGTCAGCGTGGCCTGCACGATGACCGGGGCGATCGAGTTCGGCACCACGTGGGTGAGAGCGATCCTGGAGCGCTTCACGCCGAGCGACGTCGCGGCCAGCACGTAGTCGCTGTTGGCCTGCGCGATCATCGAGCCGCGCAGCAGCCGGGCGAAGATCGGCACGGACACCACACCGACGGCGATCATCACGGTGGTGAGGCTGGCGCCGAGCAGCGCCGCGATGCTCACCGCGAGCAGCAGGCTCGGCATGGCCAGCAGCATGTCGATGAAGCGCATCAGGGTGGTGTCGATCCAGCGGCCCCAGCGCCCGCCGAGCCCGGCCGCGGCACCGGCGACGCCGCC
It includes:
- the leuA gene encoding 2-isopropylmalate synthase, yielding MAQPVTETDPFARQRPSRMPVHRYVPYDSEFGVDLPDRAWPTRRVEAAPRWCAVDLRDGNQALIDPMSPERKRRMFQLLVQMGYKEIEVGFPSASQTDYDFVRQLIEQDLIPEDVTIQVLTQCREHLIERTFESLRGAHRAIVHFYNSTSTLQRRVVFGLDRDGITDIATQGARLCQKYAEIHTPDTEIHYEYSPESYTGTELEYALEVCSAVIDVIDPTPDRKLIINLPATVEMAMPNVYADSIEWMHRRLPRRDSLVLSLHPHNDRGTGVAAAELGLLAGADRIEGCLFGNGERTGNVDLVTLGLNMFSQGIDPMIDFSNIDEVKRAVEYCNQLPVHERHPYAGDLVYTAFSGSHQDAINKGFAALNADAAAAGVPVDDFTWAVPYLPIDPKDLGRTYEAVIRVNSQSGKGGVAYIMKTEHQLDLPRRLQIEFSGVVQQVTDHDGGEVEPGAMWEIFARNYLVDHQVDPAVKLAEYTIGTVDGKVEIDARVGFGGETRQLTAVGNGPIDAYVNALQSLGVAVRVLDYHEHALSSGGDAQAAAYVECEVDGRTVWGVGVDANIVTASIKAVTSAVNRTRA
- a CDS encoding MFS transporter, translating into MTAPAPALRTGSAAGRGTLLAAILASGMVFLDSTVVNVALPRLGAELDATVAGLQWTVNGYLLMLAAFVLLGGALGDRFGRRRVFLLGVVWFAVASVLCGLAQDTGWLVAARFLQGAGGALLTPGSLSVLQASFHPDDRGRAIGTWSGLSGVSTALGPLLGGWLIDTLSWRWIFFVNLPLAVGVVLAALRWVPESRDEEVSRTGGGRRRFDVAGALLGALALGGVTYALIDAPARGLDSPAVLVAAVLGVVAVVVFVLVERRRGDTAMLPTGLFSSRLFSVLNVFTVVVYAALGGFTFFLAVYLQNVVGWSALLTGLATVPMTVLLLVGSPRAGALSARIGPRLPLTVGPVIAAVGLLLLRRVGPGASYWVDVLPGVALFGAGLTLVVAPLTTSVLGAVSDRFAGVASGFNNAASRAGGLLAVAALPLLVGLSGTGYEQKGALADAYRGALAWCAGLLLAGAVLAAVLIHRPRRGEGRAPS
- a CDS encoding HNH endonuclease family protein; amino-acid sequence: MRTRSGARAGLAAALSAVLALGVAGCDVSVTEPEAPPSATGNVNKQLGELTVATAGSMKGYSRSRFPHWRDTGKNCDVRDSVLQRDGEGIKLSGCNVVGGRWESVYDGVVLNDPSDVDIDHTVPLAAAWRSGADEWDDSKRGDFANDLTRPQLIAVSARSNRAKGDQDPSQWKPPNRSSWCQYAADWVTVKHYWRLTVTSAEKAALTDMLEGCTWASKP
- a CDS encoding ABC transporter ATP-binding protein — translated: MSDNDILVEVRDLKVHFPIRRGVIFDRTVGHVKAVDGVDLSIPRGKTYGLVGESGCGKSTLGRALLQLNPPTSGEVKFDGVELTTLPAGKLRAMRRRMQMIFQDPMSSLDPRQNVESILTEGLQTHGIGANRDDRRRIIGETLDAVGLPKWALSRYPHEFSGGQRQRIGIARALVLGPELIVADEPVSALDVSIQAQVVNLLDELQDSLGLTYLVIAHDLAVVRHISDIVGVMYLGALVEEAPSDRLYTEPLHPYTRALMSAVPVPDPDVEDRRERILLAGDLPSPANPPSGCRFHTRCPWAQPTRCADERPELRQIGASRVACHWAEKIAAGELRPHEVTAKITRPEGEGEEPGVVSAPSEPGSYV
- a CDS encoding ABC transporter ATP-binding protein, encoding MALLEVDDLSVTFARRGQRTVHAVDGVSFSVDAGEVVGLVGESGCGKSVTSLAIMGLLPKQPGLRVGGKAVFDGTDLLQLDDRSRRDIRGRDVAMIFQDPLSSLNPVIPIGLQVTEVLARHRGMKGEAATKEAAALLDRVGIPDPRRRLKEYPHQLSGGMRQRALIAMAVACQPRLLIADEPTTALDVTIQAQILELLKDLVRDSGTALVMITHDLGVVAGMCDTINVLYAGRVVETATRRPLFRQPRHPYTEGLLGSVPRLDAGRGERLNPIPGSVRDVLPWPDGCAFAPRCARRVDACVGEPPELVLTHDARSYRCVNPVPVPGLTPEADARTTAPTTAEPGSVPAQAEPADPPAVPGFGPAPREEETP
- a CDS encoding ABC transporter permease, whose amino-acid sequence is MTITTGKKREKIDRLAELAARDDEQGVSLWKEAFRRLRRNPAAVIGVIILAVFVLVAVIGPFLVPYSPTDSIGIREGLVKSGQGIIPGVSADHWLGFDHQGRDEFSRLIVGARQTLLVGVVSTLIGLAVGALIGGVAGAAAGLGGRWGRWIDTTLMRFIDMLLAMPSLLLAVSIAALLGASLTTVMIAVGVVSVPIFARLLRGSMIAQANSDYVLAATSLGVKRSRIALTHVVPNSIAPVIVQATLTLATAIIEAAALSFLGLGNPDSAIPEWGVMLADAQPYLGIRPGLAIYPALGIIITALGFTLLGEAMREALDPKLRK